TCGGACAATTTTCTCTTAGCGATCATTCCGGCGCGCCGATGCCGGGCGGGGGCCGCCGGAACGGAAGAGCGGGCGGAAGAGCGGGGGCCGGCGGGGCCGCCCCCGGCCCTCACATGCGGGACACGTTCCGCTCGTACACCAGACGCAGTCCGATCAGGGTCAGCCAGGGCTCGTGCTCGTCGATCTCCTTGGAGTCGGCGAGGACCATCGGCGCCAGGCCGCCGGTCGCGATCACGGTCACGTCCGACGGATCGCCGGCGGGGCCGACGAGCTCCCGCTTCATGCGGGCGACGACGCCGTCCACCTGACCCGCGTAGCCGTAGACGATGCCGGACTGCATCGCCTCGACCGTGTTCTTGCCGATGACGCTGCGCGGCCTGGCCAGCTCGATCTTGCGGAGCATGGCGCCCTTGACCCCGAGCGCCTCGACCGAGATCTCGATGCCCGGCGCGATCGCCCCGCCCGCGTACTCCCCGCGCGTGGTGATCGCGTCGTACGTCGTCGCCGTACCGAAGTCGACGACGATCGCCGGGCCGCCGTAGAGCTCGACGGCGGCGACCGCGTTGATCACACGGTCCGCGCCGACCTCCTTGGGGTTGTCCGTGAGGACCGGGACGCCCGTCTTGACGCCGGGCTCCACCAGGACCGCCGGGACGTCCCCGTAGTACCGCCGCGTGACCTCGCGCAGCTCGTGCAGCACCGAGGGGACCGTCGCGCAGATGGCGATCCCCTCGATGCCGTCGCTCAGCTCGACGCCGAGCAGAGGGTGCATGCCCATGAGGCCCTGGAGCAGGACCGCCATCTCGTCGGCGGTGCGGCTCGGATCGGTGGAGATCCGCCAGTGCTCGACGATCTCGTCACCGTCGAAGAGGCCGAGGACCGTGTGCGTGTTGCCGACGTCGATGGTGAGCAGCATCAGGCCCGCACCTCGCGCAGGTCGAGGCCGATGTCGAGGATCGGGGAGGAGTGGGTGAGGCCGCCGACGGCCAGGTAGTCCACGCCGGTCGCCGCGTACGCGGCCGCGTTCTCCAGGGTCAGCCGGCCCGAGGACTCCAGGACGGCGCGGCCCGCGACGAGGGCGACGGCCTCCCCGGTCTCCGCCGGGGTGAAGTTGTCGAGCAGGATCAGGTCGGCGCCCGCGTCCAGGACCTCGCCGACCTGGTCCATCGTGTCGACCTCGACCTCGATGGGCAGCTCGGGGAAGAGCTCGCGCACGGCCTTGAAGGCCTCGGCCACGCCGCCGGCCGCCACCACGTGGTTGTCCTTCACCAGGGCCGCGTCGGAGAGCGACATGCGGTGGTTGACGCCGCCGCCGCAGCGGACCGCGTACTTCTCCAGGGCGCGCAGCCCCGGCGTCGTCTTGCGGGTGTCGCGGACCTTGGCCTTCGTGCCCTCCAGGGCGTCCGCCCACGCGCGCGTGGCGGTGGCGATGCCGGAGAGGCGGCACAGGATGTTGAGCGCGCTGCGCTCGCCGGTGAGCAGGTCGCGGGTGCGGGCGGTGACGCTGAGGAGCACCTGCCCCGCCTCGACGCGCTCGCCGTCCTCGACGTGCCGCTCGACCTCGAACTCGTCGTCGCAGACGATCGAGAGCACGGCCTCGGCCACCCGCAGACCGGCCACGACGCCGGCCTCGCGGGCGGTGAAGTCGGCGGTGGCGACGGCGTCCTCGGGGACGGTCGCCACGGTCGTCACGTCGACGCCGCCGTCGAGGTCCTCGGCGATCGCGAGGTGGGCGATGTCCTCGACCTGGACGGGGTCCAGACCCGCGTCCGCGAGGAGCTCGGCGAGCGCCGGGTCGAGCCCGCACTCGAACTCCTCGCCGCCGCCACCGCAGCCACAGCCGTCGCCGCAGCCACCGGGCTCCTCGTCGGAGGAGACCGAGTTGATCTGGATGAGAGGGACGTCCACCGGCTTCGGACGGGCTTCCTCGGGCGTGGTCACTTACGGCTCCCTGGGGGCTTCGGAGGTGGGCGGAAAGTCATGCGTGGCGGTCGTCCGGACGTCGAGGGTCCGCTCCGGGGTGAGGCGTACGACGAGATGCCGGCGCCAGTCCGTGTCGTCGCGGTCCGCGTGGTCCTCGCGCCAGTGGCAGCCGCGGGTCTCCTCACGGCGGCGGGCGGCGGCGACCAGGACCCGGGAGACGCAGAGCAGGTTGGTGGTCTCCCAGGAGTCCACGCCCGGCTCGGCCGCCTTGGTGTCGTCGGTGCCGCCCGCGACGGCGTCGCTGTGCAGCGCGTCGAGGGCCTCGGCGGCCTCCCGCAGGCTGGCCTCCGAGCGCAGCACCCCGGCGCCCGCGGTCATGATCCGCTGGATACGGGTCCGGGCTCCGGCCACGGGCAGCGGCAGGGTCACCGGGGTCGCGGGCGGCACCGGGGCGCCCGCCACGCGCGGGGCGGCGGCGATGATGTCGTCGACGATCCGCTCGGCGAAGACCAGGCCCTCCAGGAGCGAGTTCGAGGCGAGCCGGTTGGCGCCGTGGACGCCCGTGCAGGCCACCTCGCCGCACGCGTACAGGCCCGGGACGGTCGTCCGGCCCCGCAGGTCCGTGCGGACGCCGCCGGAGGCGTAGTGGGCGGCCGGGGCGACCGGGATCGGCTCCGTGACCGGGTCGATGCCGTGCGAGCGGCAGGCC
This sequence is a window from Streptomyces sp. NBC_00691. Protein-coding genes within it:
- the nadC gene encoding carboxylating nicotinate-nucleotide diphosphorylase, whose protein sequence is MTTPEEARPKPVDVPLIQINSVSSDEEPGGCGDGCGCGGGGEEFECGLDPALAELLADAGLDPVQVEDIAHLAIAEDLDGGVDVTTVATVPEDAVATADFTAREAGVVAGLRVAEAVLSIVCDDEFEVERHVEDGERVEAGQVLLSVTARTRDLLTGERSALNILCRLSGIATATRAWADALEGTKAKVRDTRKTTPGLRALEKYAVRCGGGVNHRMSLSDAALVKDNHVVAAGGVAEAFKAVRELFPELPIEVEVDTMDQVGEVLDAGADLILLDNFTPAETGEAVALVAGRAVLESSGRLTLENAAAYAATGVDYLAVGGLTHSSPILDIGLDLREVRA
- a CDS encoding type III pantothenate kinase, producing the protein MLLTIDVGNTHTVLGLFDGDEIVEHWRISTDPSRTADEMAVLLQGLMGMHPLLGVELSDGIEGIAICATVPSVLHELREVTRRYYGDVPAVLVEPGVKTGVPVLTDNPKEVGADRVINAVAAVELYGGPAIVVDFGTATTYDAITTRGEYAGGAIAPGIEISVEALGVKGAMLRKIELARPRSVIGKNTVEAMQSGIVYGYAGQVDGVVARMKRELVGPAGDPSDVTVIATGGLAPMVLADSKEIDEHEPWLTLIGLRLVYERNVSRM